In Anthonomus grandis grandis chromosome 6, icAntGran1.3, whole genome shotgun sequence, one DNA window encodes the following:
- the LOC126737284 gene encoding uncharacterized protein LOC126737284, translating into MECTAETSILELKEHRILRFYCEKCLQFETHTLLQNSIEDKIKIIESKDEIITLLKQKLTESESSRIPITTSSYSQIAQTEIKKSPKININLPGIIIKPKQKQTAEKTEKDIKEAIAPKDLRIAVKNTKKIKDSSILIQCCNKEHVDILKKEAESKLKNYEVQVTKLRLPRFKIIGCTTNLSEKEIENSIRKQNNFITEQNKLKITYNKKARNDKGKSIVFGECDPILFSKLIYEKKIFFGWQRYPVYEDLSIQRCFKCQQFYHKIENCPNEAVCEFCSNKHDVSECPKLQKKCVNCISANMKYKSNYNTVHEANNPECPSYQYQLNLLRTKIDYHG; encoded by the exons ATGGAGTGCACT GCTGAAACTTCGATTCTAGAATTAAAAGAACATCGAATATTGAgattttattgtgaaaaatgtCTACAATTCGAGACGCACACTCTACTTCAAAACTCAAtagaagacaaaataaaaattattgaatccaaagatgaaataataacgttacttaaacaaaaactaacGGAGTCCGAATCATCACGTATACCAATAACAACATCATCATATAGTCAAATAGcacaaactgaaataaaaaaatcaccaaaaataaacataaatcttCCCGGAATCATTATTAAACCAAAGCAAAAACAAACTGCCGAAAAAACTGAAAAGGATATAAAGGAAGCTATAGCTCCAAAAGATCTTCGAATTGCcgtaaaaaatactaaaaaaataaaagatagtaGTATTCTTATTCAATGCTGCAATAAGGAACATGTTGACATTctaaaaaaagaagcagaatCCAAATTAAAGAACTATGAAGTACAAGTAACAAAATTAAGGCTACCGAGGTTCAAAATAATAGGATGTACCACCAATCTTAGCGAAAAGGAGATAGAGAACTCTATAAGaaagcaaaacaattttatcaccgagcaaaataaacttaaaataacatataataaaaaagctagAAATGACAAAGGTAAATCCATAGTTTTTGGTGAATGTGACcccattttatttagtaaactgatatatgaaaagaaaattttctttggttGGCAAAGGTATCCAGTATACGAGGATTTGAGTATACAGCGATGTTTTAAGTGTCAACAATTTTAccacaaaattgaaaattgtccTAATGAAGCTGTATGTGAATTTTGCTCCAACAAACATGATGTATCTGAATGTccgaaattacaaaaaaaatgcgtCAACTGCATTTCAGCAAACATGAAATACAAAAGTAATTACAACACAGTTCATGAAGCAAACAACCCAGAATGTCCATCTTATCAGTACCAGTTGAATCTTCTGCGAACGAAAATAGATTATCATGGGTAA